The Candidatus Eisenbacteria bacterium genome has a window encoding:
- the rplA gene encoding 50S ribosomal protein L1, with translation MAKAGKRYRNAAAKIDREKRYPIDEAIGVLLDAGGAPKFDESVEMAIRLGVDPRQADQNVRGTVVLPHGTGKSVRVLVFAKGDKVKEAQDAGADFVGADDMVKKIQDEQWLDFDTAIATPDMMGQVGRLGKVLGPRGLMPNPKVGTVTFDVGKAVRDVKAGKVEFRVEKAGIVHVPIGKRSFGADKLRENAHALIASLTRAKPAASKGHYLLSIAVSTTMGPSVRIDPATTQSAAAA, from the coding sequence ATGGCGAAGGCGGGCAAGCGATACCGGAACGCGGCGGCGAAGATCGATCGGGAGAAGCGCTACCCGATCGACGAGGCGATCGGGGTCCTGCTCGACGCGGGCGGCGCGCCGAAGTTCGACGAGAGCGTCGAGATGGCGATCCGGCTCGGCGTCGATCCGCGTCAGGCCGATCAGAACGTGCGCGGCACCGTGGTGCTCCCGCACGGGACCGGCAAGAGCGTCCGCGTCCTCGTGTTCGCCAAGGGCGACAAAGTGAAGGAGGCGCAGGACGCGGGCGCGGACTTCGTCGGCGCGGACGACATGGTGAAGAAGATCCAGGACGAGCAGTGGCTCGACTTCGACACGGCCATCGCGACGCCCGACATGATGGGGCAGGTCGGCCGGCTCGGTAAGGTGCTCGGTCCGCGCGGCCTCATGCCGAACCCGAAGGTCGGCACGGTCACGTTCGACGTCGGCAAGGCCGTCCGCGACGTCAAGGCGGGCAAGGTCGAGTTCCGCGTCGAGAAGGCGGGCATCGTGCACGTGCCGATCGGCAAGCGGAGCTTCGGCGCCGACAAGCTGCGCGAGAACGCCCACGCGCTCATCGCGAGCCTCACGCGCGCGAAGCCGGCGGCCTCCAAGGGCCACTACCTCCTCAGCATCGCCGTCTCGACCACCATGGGCCCCTCGGTCCGCATCGATCCCGCAACGACGCAATCGGCGGCGGCAGCCTAG
- the rplK gene encoding 50S ribosomal protein L11 — MAKKVVAEVKLQIPAGAANPSPPVGPALGQRGVNIMEFCKAFNAQTQSQGGLIIPVIITVYADRSFTFVTKTPPASVLLKKAAGIEKGSSEPNKTKVGQVTRKQVEEIAKLKMPDLTAASLEAAIRTVEGTARSLGLEVV; from the coding sequence ATGGCGAAGAAGGTCGTAGCGGAAGTGAAGCTGCAGATTCCGGCCGGGGCGGCGAACCCGAGCCCGCCGGTGGGCCCCGCGCTCGGACAGCGCGGCGTCAACATCATGGAGTTCTGCAAGGCGTTCAACGCCCAGACGCAGTCGCAGGGCGGGCTCATCATCCCGGTCATCATCACGGTGTACGCGGACCGGTCGTTCACGTTCGTGACGAAGACGCCGCCAGCGTCCGTGCTGCTGAAGAAGGCCGCCGGCATCGAGAAGGGCTCCAGCGAACCGAACAAGACCAAAGTCGGCCAGGTGACGCGCAAGCAGGTCGAGGAGATCGCGAAGCTGAAGATGCCCGATCTCACCGCGGCCAGCCTCGAGGCGGCGATTCGCACGGTCGAGGGCACGGCACGAAGCCTCGGGCTCGAGGTCGTCTAG
- the rpsL gene encoding 30S ribosomal protein S12, which produces MPTINQLVKHGRLKQNVKGKAPALNRSPQKRGVCTRVYTTTPKKPNSALRKVAKVRLTNGIEIIAYIPGVGHNLQEHSVVLIRGGRVKDLPGVRYHIIRGTLDSIGVQDRRQSRSKYGAKRPK; this is translated from the coding sequence ATGCCGACCATCAACCAGCTCGTGAAGCACGGGCGCCTGAAGCAGAACGTGAAGGGCAAGGCGCCGGCGCTGAACCGCTCGCCGCAGAAGCGCGGCGTGTGCACGCGCGTGTACACGACGACGCCGAAGAAGCCCAACTCGGCGCTGCGCAAGGTGGCGAAGGTCCGGCTCACGAACGGCATCGAGATCATCGCGTACATCCCGGGCGTCGGGCACAACCTGCAGGAGCACTCGGTCGTCCTGATCCGCGGCGGCCGCGTGAAGGACCTGCCGGGCGTGCGGTACCACATCATCCGCGGCACTCTCGACTCGATCGGCGTCCAGGATCGACGGCAGAGCCGCTCGAAGTACGGAGCGAAACGGCCGAAGTAA
- the rlmB gene encoding 23S rRNA (guanosine(2251)-2'-O)-methyltransferase RlmB, whose translation MARGRTTDGPLVVYGTNAVEGALRSTAGVRRVAVLRGRPAPRIVELARARRLAVEELDHAGLERLAGTPHHQGAVVLGDPYRYSAIEDVIAPERGSVLALDSVQDPRNFGAIIRTARAAGVGGIVVPQDRSVGVTGVVAATSAGCLFDLPIARVPNLARALGTLKDAGFWLVGLVAGAERSVFDLPDLERPAIVAGGEGEGLRPLVRRGCDFEASLPMAAGVESLNVSVATAIALYEIVVRRRRRG comes from the coding sequence ATGGCACGCGGACGAACAACCGATGGCCCGCTCGTCGTCTACGGAACGAACGCCGTCGAAGGCGCGTTGCGCAGCACGGCGGGCGTCCGCCGCGTCGCGGTGCTGCGCGGACGACCCGCGCCGCGCATCGTCGAGCTCGCGCGTGCGCGGCGCCTGGCCGTCGAAGAGCTCGACCACGCCGGGCTCGAGCGGCTGGCCGGAACGCCGCATCATCAGGGCGCCGTGGTCCTCGGCGATCCGTATCGGTACAGCGCCATCGAGGACGTGATCGCGCCGGAGCGCGGCTCGGTGCTGGCGCTCGACTCGGTCCAGGACCCGCGGAACTTCGGGGCGATCATCCGGACCGCGCGCGCCGCCGGCGTGGGGGGCATCGTCGTCCCGCAGGACCGCAGCGTCGGCGTGACCGGGGTGGTGGCGGCGACCTCGGCGGGCTGTCTCTTCGATCTCCCAATTGCCCGGGTCCCGAACCTCGCGCGGGCCTTAGGTACGCTAAAGGACGCCGGATTTTGGCTCGTCGGTCTGGTCGCGGGAGCCGAGCGATCGGTCTTCGACCTGCCCGACCTCGAGCGTCCGGCGATCGTGGCCGGCGGGGAGGGGGAGGGACTGCGACCACTCGTGCGCCGGGGCTGCGACTTCGAGGCGTCCCTCCCGATGGCTGCCGGGGTCGAGTCGCTGAACGTCTCGGTGGCCACGGCGATCGCCCTCTACGAGATCGTCGTGCGGCGTCGCCGGCGCGGCTAA
- the rplJ gene encoding 50S ribosomal protein L10 — protein sequence MNRAEKVENVESLQGDFSRATVAVLAEYRGLTAGQMTRLRRALREADGRCRVAKNRLAKRAISNTRYASLEGMLKGPTAVLIGFKDPVALAKVAMKLADEMPKLEIKGAVLDGEVLPARGVKALADLPPREVLLAQLLGLLQAPASQVLRTLNEPAAQLARLVDALAKRADGGAA from the coding sequence ATGAATCGCGCTGAAAAGGTCGAAAACGTCGAGTCGCTGCAGGGGGACTTCTCCCGCGCGACCGTCGCCGTGCTGGCGGAGTACCGCGGGCTCACGGCGGGCCAGATGACGCGCCTGCGCCGAGCGCTCCGCGAGGCCGACGGACGGTGCCGCGTCGCGAAGAACCGCCTCGCCAAGCGCGCCATCTCGAACACGCGCTACGCATCGCTCGAAGGCATGCTGAAGGGGCCCACGGCCGTGCTGATCGGCTTCAAAGATCCGGTCGCGCTCGCCAAAGTGGCGATGAAGCTCGCCGACGAGATGCCGAAGCTCGAGATCAAGGGCGCGGTGCTCGACGGCGAAGTGCTGCCGGCTCGCGGCGTGAAGGCGCTCGCCGACCTGCCGCCGCGCGAGGTGCTGCTGGCGCAGCTCCTCGGCCTCCTGCAGGCCCCGGCGAGCCAGGTGCTCAGAACTCTGAACGAACCTGCTGCGCAGCTCGCGCGGCTGGTGGATGCGCTCGCGAAGCGGGCGGACGGCGGCGCGGCGTAG
- the secE gene encoding preprotein translocase subunit SecE → MNGRDWKQPLVRSQAFLEECWGELKRVHWPTWEETRAATIAVIIGVVFVGLYLGLIDSVLSFVFTRVLG, encoded by the coding sequence ATGAACGGACGCGATTGGAAGCAGCCCCTCGTACGCTCCCAGGCCTTCCTCGAGGAATGCTGGGGAGAGCTCAAGCGGGTTCATTGGCCGACCTGGGAGGAGACTCGGGCGGCGACGATTGCCGTCATCATCGGCGTCGTCTTCGTCGGGTTGTATCTCGGGCTGATCGATTCCGTGCTCTCCTTCGTCTTCACGCGGGTGTTGGGCTGA
- the rpmG gene encoding 50S ribosomal protein L33, which produces MRDLISLVCDGCKRRNYTSTKNKKKTTEKLSFRKFCPACRAHTVHKEGKV; this is translated from the coding sequence ATGCGCGATTTGATCAGTCTGGTCTGTGACGGATGCAAACGAAGGAACTACACCAGCACGAAGAACAAGAAGAAGACCACGGAGAAATTGTCGTTCCGCAAGTTCTGCCCGGCGTGCCGCGCCCACACGGTCCACAAGGAGGGCAAGGTCTGA
- the lptG gene encoding LPS export ABC transporter permease LptG, giving the protein MTARRRLFLPTLARHLTGEFLRAFALTMVAFVAIYILAEFFDRFDDFLRHDASASTIVRAFLYKIPSILLQTTPVAVLAGALAGLGLLARNNEFVALRSCGVSLWQIAVPLAIVAIGIGVATFLWGETVVPASARQWNQIWNQEVRKRTGPAGVFAGREVWFHGRAGFYNVNRIAPGRRKLYGLTIYQMRRDEFRPSRVIESKEAEWKDGAWVLSPDARTMRLGSDGVREEAGVPQGFVLPESLDDFRVVAVEPEEFSYSMLRRQIRSLRAKGVDASESWVDLHLKIATPAASLIMMLLAIPLVARGTRATSLPAAFGLGFAVGVTYFFVVGFARALGQANAFPPLLAAWTANGIFMLLAGYYFAAAD; this is encoded by the coding sequence ATGACCGCGCGCCGGCGTCTGTTCCTCCCCACGCTCGCGCGCCATCTGACGGGTGAGTTCCTGCGCGCCTTCGCGCTCACCATGGTCGCCTTCGTCGCGATCTACATCCTGGCGGAGTTTTTCGACCGCTTCGACGATTTCCTGCGCCACGACGCGAGCGCCTCCACGATCGTGCGGGCGTTCCTCTACAAGATCCCCTCCATCCTGCTCCAGACCACGCCGGTCGCGGTGCTCGCCGGCGCGCTCGCGGGGCTCGGGCTCCTCGCCCGCAACAACGAGTTCGTGGCGCTGCGGAGCTGCGGCGTCAGCTTGTGGCAGATCGCCGTTCCGCTGGCGATCGTGGCGATCGGCATCGGCGTCGCGACCTTCCTGTGGGGCGAGACCGTCGTGCCGGCGAGCGCGCGCCAGTGGAACCAGATCTGGAACCAGGAGGTGCGAAAGCGCACCGGCCCGGCCGGTGTGTTCGCCGGGCGCGAGGTCTGGTTCCACGGCCGGGCCGGCTTCTACAACGTGAATCGCATCGCCCCCGGGCGCCGCAAGCTGTACGGCCTCACGATCTACCAGATGCGGCGCGATGAGTTCCGGCCCTCGCGCGTCATCGAGTCGAAGGAGGCGGAGTGGAAGGACGGTGCGTGGGTGCTCAGCCCCGATGCGCGCACCATGCGACTCGGCTCCGACGGCGTGCGGGAGGAAGCTGGCGTGCCGCAGGGCTTCGTTCTCCCGGAATCGCTCGACGACTTCCGCGTCGTCGCCGTCGAGCCGGAGGAGTTCAGCTACAGCATGCTGCGGCGCCAGATCCGGAGCCTGCGCGCCAAGGGCGTCGATGCGTCGGAGAGCTGGGTCGACCTGCACTTGAAGATCGCGACGCCGGCGGCGAGCCTCATCATGATGCTGCTCGCGATCCCGCTGGTGGCGCGCGGCACGCGCGCGACGAGCCTGCCGGCCGCGTTCGGGCTCGGCTTCGCCGTCGGCGTCACGTACTTCTTCGTCGTCGGGTTCGCCCGGGCGCTCGGCCAGGCGAACGCGTTTCCGCCGCTGCTCGCGGCGTGGACCGCGAACGGCATCTTCATGCTCCTGGCCGGCTACTACTTCGCCGCGGCCGACTAG
- the lptF gene encoding LPS export ABC transporter permease LptF — protein MGKIVHRYLFREILVPFGLGLSIFTFVLLLARLLRLIELVVNRGVPFTNVARIFLCLLPAFLEVTVPMAMLLAILVAFGRLSADAEITALRSSGVSLYQLVPPVATFVVIVTIITAALAWYARPWGNRALRTAMWDVARTRATAGLKPQIFNDDFPGLIIYAEQIDATDHLDHVLIADERDPEQQNTIFAREGLMIPDPERETLTLRLLEGTIHTSDTAEQVSYQTDFKSYDVNLDLRATLADSQQRNDDPKELTLPQLTAAIEAKTAAGKSALPELVEYHRKFSIPFACVVFGLVAMPLGIQPARAVRSRGFAVSLVVIFTYYILLSTGQGFAEQGSVPAVVGLWLPNVALGILGLVLFRRAARERPLVEGRWLERLTEGLRRAVARTGYAGATG, from the coding sequence ATGGGGAAGATCGTCCATCGGTATCTGTTCCGGGAGATCCTGGTTCCCTTCGGCCTCGGTCTGTCGATCTTCACGTTCGTCCTCTTGCTCGCCCGGCTGCTGCGGCTGATCGAGCTGGTGGTGAACCGCGGCGTCCCGTTCACCAACGTCGCGCGCATCTTCCTGTGCCTCCTGCCGGCCTTCCTCGAGGTGACGGTCCCGATGGCGATGCTGCTCGCCATCCTGGTCGCATTCGGACGCCTGTCGGCCGACGCCGAGATCACGGCCCTTCGCAGCTCCGGCGTCAGCCTCTACCAGCTCGTGCCGCCGGTCGCCACGTTCGTGGTCATCGTCACGATCATCACCGCTGCGCTCGCGTGGTACGCGCGCCCGTGGGGCAACCGGGCGCTGCGGACCGCCATGTGGGACGTCGCCCGCACGCGCGCGACGGCGGGTCTGAAGCCGCAGATCTTCAACGACGACTTCCCCGGTCTCATCATCTACGCCGAGCAGATCGACGCCACCGACCACCTGGACCACGTGCTGATCGCCGACGAGCGCGACCCGGAGCAGCAGAACACGATCTTCGCGCGCGAAGGGCTCATGATCCCCGATCCCGAGCGCGAGACGCTGACGCTGCGCCTCCTCGAGGGGACCATCCACACGAGCGACACCGCCGAGCAGGTGAGCTACCAGACCGACTTCAAGTCCTACGACGTGAACCTCGACCTGCGCGCGACGCTCGCCGATTCCCAGCAACGCAACGACGATCCCAAGGAGCTGACGCTGCCGCAGCTCACCGCGGCGATCGAGGCGAAGACCGCCGCCGGCAAATCGGCGCTCCCCGAGCTGGTCGAGTACCACCGAAAGTTCTCGATCCCCTTCGCCTGCGTCGTGTTCGGCCTCGTCGCAATGCCGCTCGGCATCCAGCCGGCCCGCGCGGTCCGGTCGCGCGGCTTCGCCGTCAGCCTGGTCGTGATCTTCACGTACTACATCCTGCTCTCGACCGGGCAGGGCTTCGCCGAGCAGGGCAGCGTACCCGCCGTGGTCGGCCTCTGGCTGCCGAACGTCGCGCTCGGCATCCTGGGGCTCGTGCTCTTCCGCCGCGCCGCCCGCGAGCGGCCCCTCGTCGAAGGCCGGTGGCTCGAGCGTCTCACCGAGGGCCTGCGCCGCGCGGTGGCGCGCACCGGCTATGCGGGGGCGACGGGATGA
- the rplL gene encoding 50S ribosomal protein L7/L12 produces the protein MEVTREQVKDFLKNMSLMDAAALVKELEQELGVSAAAPVAVAAVGAAPAGGAAAPAAEKDEFTVVLTAGGEKKIQVIKVVRELTGLGLKEAKDLVDGAPKTVKEGVAKAEAEGMKKKLEEAGGTVELK, from the coding sequence ATGGAAGTGACGCGTGAGCAGGTGAAGGATTTTCTGAAGAACATGTCCCTCATGGACGCGGCGGCGCTCGTGAAGGAGCTCGAGCAGGAGCTCGGCGTGTCGGCGGCGGCGCCCGTGGCGGTCGCGGCAGTCGGCGCGGCTCCGGCCGGCGGTGCAGCGGCTCCCGCGGCCGAGAAGGACGAGTTCACCGTGGTCCTCACGGCGGGCGGCGAGAAGAAGATCCAGGTCATCAAGGTGGTCCGGGAGCTGACGGGCCTCGGTCTCAAGGAAGCCAAGGACCTCGTCGACGGTGCGCCCAAGACCGTCAAGGAAGGCGTGGCCAAGGCGGAAGCCGAGGGCATGAAGAAGAAGCTCGAGGAGGCGGGTGGCACGGTCGAGCTGAAGTGA
- the rpoC gene encoding DNA-directed RNA polymerase subunit beta' → MEDLFSLFEKPKNPLNFNSIRISIASPDKIRSWSHGEVKKPETINYRTFKPERDGLFCAKIFGPTKDYECNCGKYKRMRHRGVVCEKCGVEVIQSKVRRERMGHIDLATPVAHIWFLKSLPSRIGTMLDMTLKELEKVLYFESYVVVEPGETPLQERELLSEGKYRKLVDEHGPDAFRAGMGAEAIRELLSRMDIDKLFVDLRVEMKEATSEAKRKKLAKRLKVISAFKNSGNRPEWMILEVVPVIPPDLRPLVPLDGGRFATSDLNDLYRRVINRNNRLKRLMELNAPDIIIRNEKRMLQEAVDALFDNGRRGRAITGPNKRPLKSLSDMLKGKSGRFRQNLLGKRVDYSGRSVIVVGPELRLHQCGLPKKMALELFKPFIYNKLEERGFVTTIKSAKKMVEKERPEVWDILDEVIREHPVLLNRAPTLHRLGIQAFEPTLIEGKAIQLHPLVCAAYNADFDGDQMAVHVPLSVEAQVEARALMMSTNNILSPANGRPIIVPTQDIVLGLYFMTRERLAARGEGKSFSNFGEVRIAYDQDEVDLQARIKVRAPGTGERVDSTVGRVLLYEIVPTEIPFAEVNKVMKKKELGGLIDLAYRHSGNKATVIFADRLKDLGYEMATRAGISIGIKDMVIPEAKHSFLDEANTAVREIEDQYNKGLITDGERYNKVVDIWAEVTDRIADEMLRELGTDEVKDAQGKYQRVPSFNPIFMMADSGARGSAQQIRQLAGMRGLMAKPSGEIIETPITANFREGLTVLQYFISTHGARKGLADTALKTANSGYLTRRLVDVAQDSIITERDCGTLDGIEMTPLVEGGEVIEGLGDRVLGRVALEDIRDPFSGSVIVHANDLIDESKVALVEDAGLERVKIRSVLTCQSRQGVCVGCYGRDLARGHLVNLGEAIGVIAAQSIGEPGTQLTMRTFHIGGTASRRAEQTTLEARNDGFLKLINVTTVEGREGDRVVMNRNGEIAIVDFPEQGRERERERYPIVYGAKLKKADGAKVKAGEMIAEWDPYTIPILTEAAGTVKFGDILEGVTMEEKVDERTGLSTKVVIDTKEVDKRPRISIKGADGNTAKISSGEARYLIPVGAHLNVVEGQPVAAGDIVAKIPRETTKTKDITGGLPRVAELFEARKPKEFAVVSEIDGVISFGKDTKGKRKVIVTPEVGEPREYLIPKGKHISVHEGDFVKAGEPLMDGSSNPHDILTILGEKALAKYLVDEVQEIYRLQGVRINDKHIEVIVRQMLRRVRIKEVGDTDFLIGDQVEKWRFDEENQRVLAKNGQPAVAEPLLLGITKASLSTESFISAASFQETTKVLTEAAINGKVDRLAGLKENVIMGRLIPAGTGVGKYNRMEAVTDEPTEPTEALPAPAETGEAVA, encoded by the coding sequence ATGGAAGATCTCTTCAGCCTGTTCGAGAAGCCGAAGAACCCGCTCAACTTCAACTCGATCCGCATCTCGATCGCGTCGCCGGACAAGATCCGGTCGTGGTCGCACGGCGAGGTGAAGAAGCCGGAGACGATCAACTACCGGACCTTCAAGCCCGAGCGCGACGGACTCTTCTGCGCGAAGATCTTCGGGCCGACGAAGGACTACGAGTGCAACTGCGGCAAGTACAAGCGCATGCGGCACCGTGGCGTCGTGTGTGAGAAGTGCGGCGTCGAGGTGATCCAGTCCAAGGTGCGCCGCGAGCGCATGGGGCACATCGACCTCGCGACGCCCGTCGCGCACATCTGGTTCCTCAAGAGCCTGCCGTCCCGCATCGGGACGATGCTCGACATGACCCTCAAGGAGCTCGAGAAGGTCCTCTACTTCGAGTCCTACGTCGTGGTCGAGCCCGGCGAGACGCCGCTCCAGGAACGCGAGCTCCTGTCCGAGGGCAAGTACCGCAAGCTCGTCGACGAGCACGGGCCCGACGCGTTCCGCGCCGGCATGGGCGCCGAGGCCATCCGCGAGCTCCTCTCGCGCATGGACATCGACAAGCTCTTCGTCGACCTGCGCGTCGAGATGAAGGAAGCGACGAGCGAGGCCAAGCGGAAGAAGCTCGCCAAGCGCCTGAAGGTGATCTCCGCCTTCAAGAACTCGGGCAACCGGCCGGAATGGATGATCCTCGAGGTCGTCCCGGTGATCCCGCCGGACCTCCGCCCGCTGGTGCCGCTCGACGGCGGCCGCTTCGCGACGTCGGACCTGAACGACCTCTACCGCCGCGTCATCAACCGCAACAACCGCCTGAAGCGCCTGATGGAGCTGAACGCGCCGGACATCATCATCCGGAACGAGAAGCGCATGCTGCAGGAGGCGGTCGACGCGCTGTTCGACAACGGCCGCCGCGGGCGCGCCATCACGGGGCCGAACAAGCGCCCCCTCAAGTCGCTCTCCGACATGCTGAAGGGCAAGTCGGGCCGCTTCCGCCAGAACCTGCTCGGCAAGCGCGTCGACTACTCGGGCCGCTCGGTTATCGTCGTGGGGCCCGAGCTGCGCCTGCACCAGTGCGGGCTGCCGAAGAAGATGGCGCTCGAGCTCTTCAAGCCCTTCATCTACAACAAGCTCGAGGAGCGCGGCTTCGTCACCACCATCAAGAGCGCGAAGAAGATGGTGGAGAAGGAGCGTCCCGAGGTGTGGGACATCCTGGACGAGGTCATCCGCGAGCACCCGGTGCTGCTGAACCGCGCGCCGACGCTCCACCGTCTCGGCATCCAGGCCTTCGAGCCGACCCTCATCGAGGGCAAGGCCATCCAGCTCCACCCGCTCGTGTGCGCGGCCTACAACGCCGACTTCGACGGCGACCAGATGGCGGTCCACGTGCCGCTGTCGGTCGAGGCGCAGGTCGAGGCCCGCGCCCTCATGATGTCGACCAACAACATCCTCTCGCCGGCCAACGGCCGGCCGATCATCGTCCCGACCCAGGACATCGTGCTCGGGCTCTACTTCATGACCCGCGAGCGGCTCGCGGCGCGTGGCGAAGGCAAGTCGTTCTCGAACTTCGGCGAGGTGCGGATCGCGTACGACCAGGACGAGGTCGACCTCCAGGCGCGGATCAAGGTCCGCGCGCCGGGCACCGGCGAGCGCGTCGACTCCACGGTCGGGCGCGTGCTGCTCTACGAGATCGTGCCGACCGAGATCCCGTTCGCCGAAGTGAACAAGGTGATGAAGAAGAAGGAGCTGGGGGGCCTCATCGACCTCGCCTACCGGCACTCGGGCAACAAGGCGACCGTCATCTTCGCCGATCGCTTGAAGGACCTCGGCTACGAGATGGCGACCCGCGCGGGCATCTCGATCGGGATCAAGGACATGGTGATCCCCGAGGCGAAGCACTCGTTCCTCGACGAGGCGAACACCGCCGTCCGCGAGATCGAGGACCAGTACAACAAGGGCCTCATCACCGACGGCGAGCGCTACAACAAGGTCGTCGACATCTGGGCCGAGGTCACCGACCGCATCGCCGACGAGATGCTCCGCGAGCTCGGCACCGACGAGGTGAAGGACGCGCAGGGCAAGTACCAACGCGTGCCGTCCTTCAACCCCATCTTCATGATGGCCGACTCCGGCGCCCGCGGCTCGGCGCAGCAGATCCGGCAGCTCGCCGGCATGCGCGGCCTCATGGCGAAACCGTCGGGCGAGATCATCGAAACGCCCATCACGGCGAACTTCCGCGAAGGGCTGACCGTGCTGCAGTACTTCATCTCGACGCACGGCGCCCGCAAGGGTCTCGCCGACACGGCGCTCAAGACCGCCAACTCGGGCTACCTCACGCGCCGCCTCGTCGACGTGGCGCAGGACTCCATCATCACCGAGCGCGACTGCGGCACGCTCGACGGCATCGAGATGACGCCGCTCGTCGAGGGCGGCGAGGTCATCGAGGGCCTCGGCGACCGCGTGCTCGGACGCGTGGCGCTGGAAGACATCCGCGACCCGTTCTCGGGCAGCGTGATCGTCCACGCGAACGACCTCATCGACGAGAGCAAGGTCGCGCTCGTCGAGGACGCGGGCCTCGAGCGGGTGAAGATCCGCTCGGTGCTCACCTGCCAGTCGCGGCAGGGCGTCTGCGTCGGGTGCTACGGGCGCGATCTCGCCCGCGGGCATCTGGTGAACCTGGGCGAGGCCATCGGCGTCATCGCCGCGCAGTCCATCGGCGAGCCGGGCACCCAGCTCACGATGCGCACCTTCCACATCGGCGGCACAGCGAGCCGGCGCGCCGAGCAGACCACCCTCGAGGCGCGCAACGACGGGTTCTTGAAGCTCATCAACGTCACGACCGTCGAGGGGCGTGAGGGCGATCGCGTCGTCATGAACCGCAACGGCGAGATCGCGATCGTCGATTTCCCGGAGCAGGGGCGCGAGCGTGAGCGCGAGCGCTACCCCATCGTCTACGGCGCGAAGCTGAAGAAGGCCGACGGCGCCAAGGTGAAGGCAGGCGAGATGATCGCCGAGTGGGATCCGTACACGATTCCGATCCTCACCGAGGCCGCCGGTACCGTGAAGTTCGGCGACATCCTCGAAGGCGTCACCATGGAGGAGAAGGTCGACGAGCGCACGGGGCTGTCGACCAAGGTCGTCATCGACACGAAGGAGGTCGACAAGCGGCCGCGCATCTCGATCAAGGGCGCGGACGGCAACACGGCCAAGATCTCGAGCGGCGAGGCGCGGTACCTGATTCCGGTGGGCGCGCACCTGAACGTCGTCGAGGGACAGCCGGTCGCCGCGGGCGACATCGTCGCCAAGATCCCGCGCGAGACCACCAAGACGAAGGACATCACGGGCGGTCTGCCGCGCGTGGCCGAGCTGTTCGAAGCCCGCAAGCCGAAGGAGTTCGCCGTCGTCTCCGAGATCGACGGCGTCATCTCGTTCGGCAAGGACACCAAGGGCAAGCGCAAGGTCATCGTCACCCCCGAGGTGGGCGAGCCGCGCGAGTACCTGATCCCCAAGGGCAAGCACATCAGCGTGCACGAGGGCGACTTCGTGAAGGCGGGCGAGCCGCTCATGGACGGCAGCTCGAACCCGCACGACATCCTCACCATCCTCGGCGAGAAGGCCCTCGCCAAGTACCTCGTCGACGAGGTGCAGGAGATCTACCGCCTGCAGGGCGTGCGCATCAACGACAAGCACATCGAGGTGATCGTCCGCCAGATGCTGCGCCGCGTGCGCATCAAGGAAGTGGGCGACACCGACTTCCTGATCGGCGACCAGGTCGAGAAGTGGCGCTTCGACGAGGAGAACCAGCGCGTGCTGGCGAAGAACGGCCAGCCGGCGGTCGCCGAGCCGTTGCTGCTTGGCATCACCAAGGCGTCGCTCTCGACCGAGAGCTTCATCTCGGCGGCGTCCTTCCAGGAGACGACGAAGGTCCTCACCGAAGCCGCGATCAACGGCAAGGTCGACCGCCTCGCCGGCTTGAAGGAGAACGTCATCATGGGCCGCCTGATCCCCGCCGGCACCGGCGTCGGGAAGTACAACCGCATGGAAGCGGTGACCGACGAGCCGACCGAGCCCACCGAGGCGCTCCCCGCGCCGGCCGAGACCGGGGAGGCCGTCGCGTAG
- the nusG gene encoding transcription termination/antitermination protein NusG, which translates to MATAADRQWYVVHTYSGYEHKVKTSLEERVRSCSSPDLFGEILVPSEKVVELVKGKKKTSSRKFFPGYILVNMKLNNETWHIVKSTPKVTGFLGGATDPSSIPPISEAEVREITHQMEEGAVKPKPKVLFEQGENVKVVDGPFQDFNGVVEEVKPDKGKLRVLISIFGRATPVELDFVQVEKA; encoded by the coding sequence ATGGCGACCGCCGCCGACAGACAGTGGTACGTGGTGCACACCTACTCGGGCTACGAGCACAAGGTGAAGACCTCGCTCGAAGAGCGCGTGCGCTCGTGCTCCAGCCCCGATCTCTTCGGCGAGATCCTCGTTCCGTCCGAGAAGGTCGTCGAGCTCGTGAAGGGCAAGAAGAAGACGTCGTCGCGGAAGTTCTTTCCCGGCTACATCCTCGTGAACATGAAGCTCAACAACGAGACGTGGCACATCGTGAAGTCGACGCCCAAGGTCACGGGCTTCCTCGGTGGCGCCACCGACCCGAGCTCCATTCCGCCCATCTCCGAAGCCGAGGTGCGGGAGATCACGCACCAGATGGAAGAGGGCGCGGTCAAGCCCAAGCCGAAGGTGCTCTTCGAGCAGGGCGAGAACGTGAAGGTGGTCGACGGCCCGTTTCAGGACTTCAACGGCGTCGTCGAGGAAGTGAAGCCCGACAAGGGCAAGCTGCGGGTGCTCATCAGCATCTTCGGGCGCGCAACGCCCGTCGAGCTCGACTTCGTGCAAGTGGAGAAAGCGTAG